In Dromiciops gliroides isolate mDroGli1 chromosome 4, mDroGli1.pri, whole genome shotgun sequence, one DNA window encodes the following:
- the LOC122725975 gene encoding receptor of activated protein C kinase 1-like — MTEQMTLRGTLKGHNGWVTQIATTPQFPDMILSASRDKTIIMWKLTRDETNYGIPQLALRGHSHFVSDVVISSDGQFALSGSWDGTLRLWDLTTGTTTRRFVGHTKDVLSVAFSSDNRQIVSGSRDKTIKLWNTLGVCKYTVQDESHSEWVSCVRFSPNSSNPIIVSCGWDKLVKVWNLANCKLKTNHIGHTGYLNTVTVSPDGSLCASGGKDGQAMLWDLNEGKHLYTLDGGDIINALCFSPNRYWLCAATGPSIKIWDLEGKIIVDELKQEVISTSSKAEPPQCTSLAWSADGQTLFAGYTDNLVRVWQVTIGTR, encoded by the coding sequence ATGACTGAACAGATGACCCTTCGGGGTACCCTTAAAGGCCACAATGGCTGGGTGACCCAGATCGCTACGACTCCCCAGTTCCCAGACATGATCCTGTCAGCCTCCCGAGATAAAACCATTATCATGTGGAAGCTTACCAGAGATGAAACAAACTATGGGATCCCCCAGCTTGCCCTCAGGGGTCACTCACATTTTGTTAGTGATGTGGTTATTTCCTCTGATGGCCAGTTTGCACTCTCGGGCTCCTGGGATGGCACACTAAGACTGTGGGATCTTACAACTGGCACTACCACCAGGCGCTTTGTTGGTCACACCAAGGATGTGCTGAGTGTAGCCTTCTCTTCAGACAACCGGCAAATTGTCTCTGGTTCCCGGGATAAGACTATCAAGCTGTGGAACACCCTGGGTGTCTGTAAATACACTGTGCAGGATGAGAGCCACTCAGAGTGGGTGTCCTGTGTTCGTTTTTCACCCAATAGCAGCAACCCCATCATTGTCTCCTGTGGCTGGGACAAGCTGGTCAAGGTCTGGAACTTGGCCAACTGCAAACTGAAGACAAACCACATTGGCCATACAGGCTACCTAAACACAGTTACAGTTTCTCCTGATggctctctctgtgcctctggaGGCAAGGATGGTCAGGCCATGCTGTGGGACCTCAATGAGGGTAAACACCTCTATACTTTGGATGGTGGTGATATAATCAATGCCCTTTGCTTCAGCCCCAATCGCTACTGGCTCTGTGCTGCCACTGGGCCCAGCATCAAGATCTGGGACCTAGAGGGTAAAATCATTGTGGATGAGCTTAAGCAAGAAGTGATCAGCACCAGCAGCAAGGCTGAGCCTCCCCAGTGTACTTCCTTAGCCTGGTCTGCTGATGGTCAGACTCTATTTGCTGGATACACAGACAACTTGGTGCGGGTGTGGCAAGTGACCATTGGCACTCGATAA